One part of the Streptomyces sp. NBC_00286 genome encodes these proteins:
- a CDS encoding VWA domain-containing protein encodes MGILNLLRNAFGKSRKGRTSEGADVPAAAERGAPASVPAPAAEPAPAAEPAPPAAERVTPAAERTASEAAPRGPEGAASEQVPPAAERAASEARASAPAPASEPNGSAKGSAVDDLVSAAFDNVTVPVPAARNGEGAAEPEAQAAAAVPEVEAEPVAAKPEVEHEQTPAAAEPEAKPEPVAEKAPVAEAEPEVEAAAEEPVSEAAPEPEPATAEAAPEPEPVVEPEPGPVAPEPEPVVAEAAPETEAEEAPAAEAIPAPTPEPEPVPAAAEVVPEAETKPEPVAAEATPAPAPEAEPVVAEATPESAAAPEPVVADVSPEPEPEPAAVEVAPVAAQADEPAATTGGAGGNDEADGDAEAVKADVPAVAADGEAEDADDAPLPQALREAEAVDTAQLPQALVTAYNAARETLTTRKLTGTTAKVYLVLDRSASMRPYYKDGSAQALGEQALALAAHLDPEAKVHVVFFSTELDGTGELTLTDHENKIDDLHAGLGRMGRTSYHAAVEEVVGHYEKSGTKDPALVIFQTDGAPDARTPATQSLTDAAKKYPAVFFSFVAFGDPENKAFDYLRKLKTDNTAHFLAGETPLELTDQELYEGVLANWRP; translated from the coding sequence ATGGGCATTCTCAACCTCCTGCGAAACGCATTCGGAAAGTCACGCAAGGGGCGTACGTCCGAGGGTGCCGATGTGCCTGCGGCAGCTGAGCGGGGGGCGCCGGCTTCGGTCCCGGCTCCAGCTGCGGAGCCGGCACCGGCAGCCGAGCCCGCGCCTCCGGCGGCTGAACGGGTGACTCCGGCGGCTGAGCGGACGGCTTCCGAGGCGGCGCCTCGGGGGCCTGAAGGGGCGGCTTCCGAGCAGGTGCCTCCGGCGGCTGAACGGGCGGCTTCCGAGGCGCGGGCTTCGGCGCCCGCACCGGCGAGTGAGCCCAACGGCTCCGCCAAGGGCTCCGCTGTGGATGACCTGGTGTCGGCGGCGTTCGACAACGTGACGGTGCCGGTGCCTGCGGCGCGGAACGGGGAGGGTGCGGCTGAGCCGGAGGCCCAGGCTGCGGCGGCTGTGCCGGAGGTGGAGGCCGAGCCCGTTGCGGCCAAGCCCGAGGTGGAGCACGAGCAAACGCCTGCGGCAGCTGAACCGGAGGCGAAGCCGGAGCCTGTTGCGGAGAAGGCCCCGGTGGCAGAGGCGGAGCCCGAGGTTGAGGCTGCCGCTGAGGAGCCGGTGTCCGAGGCGGCTCCCGAGCCGGAGCCTGCGACGGCTGAGGCGGCTCCCGAGCCGGAGCCGGTCGTCGAGCCGGAGCCCGGGCCCGTTGCGCCTGAGCCAGAGCCCGTCGTGGCCGAGGCCGCTCCGGAAACCGAGGCCGAGGAGGCGCCCGCCGCCGAGGCGATCCCGGCACCCACTCCCGAGCCGGAGCCGGTGCCGGCCGCCGCCGAGGTGGTTCCGGAAGCCGAGACCAAGCCTGAGCCCGTCGCTGCCGAGGCGACCCCGGCACCCGCGCCGGAGGCCGAACCGGTCGTCGCTGAGGCGACCCCGGAATCCGCGGCCGCGCCCGAGCCTGTCGTCGCAGACGTCAGCCCGGAGCCCGAGCCGGAGCCTGCCGCTGTCGAGGTGGCTCCGGTCGCCGCGCAGGCGGACGAACCTGCAGCCACCACGGGGGGTGCGGGTGGGAACGACGAGGCCGATGGCGATGCCGAGGCCGTCAAGGCGGACGTACCCGCAGTCGCGGCCGATGGCGAAGCCGAGGACGCAGACGACGCCCCGCTGCCGCAGGCGCTCCGCGAAGCCGAGGCCGTAGACACCGCCCAGCTGCCGCAGGCGCTCGTCACCGCCTACAACGCCGCCCGCGAAACCCTCACCACCCGCAAGCTCACCGGCACGACCGCCAAGGTCTACCTCGTCCTGGACCGCTCCGCCTCCATGCGCCCGTACTACAAGGACGGCTCCGCCCAGGCCCTCGGCGAACAGGCCCTCGCCCTCGCCGCCCACCTCGACCCCGAGGCCAAGGTCCACGTCGTCTTCTTCTCCACAGAACTCGACGGCACAGGCGAACTCACCCTCACCGACCACGAGAACAAGATCGACGACCTGCACGCAGGGCTGGGCCGCATGGGCCGTACCAGCTACCACGCAGCGGTCGAGGAGGTCGTAGGCCACTACGAGAAGTCCGGCACCAAGGACCCGGCTCTCGTGATCTTCCAAACGGACGGCGCCCCGGACGCCCGTACCCCCGCCACCCAGTCCCTCACGGACGCGGCGAAGAAGTACCCCGCCGTCTTCTTCTCCTTCGTCGCCTTCGGCGACCCGGAGAACAAGGCCTTCGACTACCTCCGCAAGCTCAAGACGGACAACACGGCCCACTTCCTGGCCGGCGAAACCCCACTCGAGCTGACCGACCAGGAGCTCTACGAGGGCGTACTGGCGAACTGGCGCCCGTAA
- the metG gene encoding methionine--tRNA ligase, giving the protein MAATGSEKQGEKAYYVSTPIYYVNDAPHLGHAYTTVAGDVLSRWHRQRGEKVWYLTGTDEHGQKIMRTAEANGVSPQDWCDKLVEEAWKPLWEHLEIANDDFIRTTQKRHTDRVQEFVQDLHDKGEIYKGGYEGPYCVGCEEYKLPGELLDGEGEYAGQKLCPVHKKPVELLKEDNYFFKLSEYGDKLLAHYEANPDFIQPESARNEVVNFVRQGLQDLSISRSTFDWGIPVPWDTKHVIYVWIDALLNYATAVGYNENPEKFNSTFPADVHLVGKDILRFHAIIWPAMLMANGLPLPGKIAANGWLMVGGEKMSKSNLTGIKPQDLTSHFGVDAYRWYFLRAIAFGQDGSFSWEDFTARYTSELANDYGNLASRVAAMVGKYFGGTLPEATAAGEAEAAIHDGLAKAVTEADRKIGDELDFQGGILAAFDFVKQVNGYISDEEPWKVAKDQSEEGRARLATILYTAAESLRAVAVLMNPIMPDTSQKLWDSLGADASLGALADQRVQEAGEWGKLPAGSTVTKGAVLFPRLEEKPNA; this is encoded by the coding sequence ATGGCGGCCACTGGATCCGAGAAGCAGGGTGAGAAGGCGTACTACGTCTCCACCCCCATTTACTACGTCAACGACGCTCCTCACCTGGGCCACGCCTATACGACCGTCGCAGGCGACGTGCTCTCGCGCTGGCACCGCCAGCGCGGTGAGAAGGTGTGGTACCTCACCGGCACGGACGAGCACGGTCAGAAGATCATGCGCACCGCCGAGGCGAACGGCGTCTCCCCGCAGGACTGGTGCGACAAGCTCGTCGAGGAGGCATGGAAGCCCCTCTGGGAGCACCTGGAGATCGCGAACGACGACTTCATCCGCACCACGCAGAAGCGGCACACGGACCGTGTGCAGGAGTTCGTCCAGGACCTCCACGACAAGGGCGAGATCTACAAGGGCGGCTACGAGGGCCCGTACTGCGTGGGCTGCGAGGAGTACAAGCTCCCCGGCGAGCTGCTCGACGGCGAGGGTGAGTACGCGGGCCAGAAGCTCTGCCCCGTCCACAAGAAGCCGGTGGAGCTCCTCAAGGAGGACAACTACTTCTTCAAGCTGAGCGAGTACGGCGACAAGCTGCTGGCTCACTACGAGGCCAACCCGGACTTCATCCAGCCCGAGTCCGCGCGCAACGAGGTCGTGAACTTCGTACGCCAGGGTCTGCAGGACCTGTCGATCTCCCGCTCGACGTTCGACTGGGGCATCCCCGTCCCGTGGGACACCAAGCACGTGATCTACGTATGGATCGACGCGCTGCTCAACTACGCCACGGCGGTCGGCTACAACGAGAACCCGGAGAAGTTCAACTCGACCTTCCCGGCCGACGTCCACCTGGTCGGCAAGGACATCCTCCGCTTCCACGCGATCATCTGGCCCGCGATGCTGATGGCGAACGGCCTGCCGCTGCCCGGCAAGATCGCCGCCAACGGCTGGCTGATGGTCGGCGGCGAGAAGATGAGCAAGTCGAACCTGACGGGCATCAAGCCACAGGACCTGACCTCGCACTTCGGCGTGGACGCGTACCGCTGGTACTTCCTGCGGGCCATCGCCTTCGGCCAGGACGGCTCCTTCTCGTGGGAGGACTTCACGGCCCGCTACACGAGCGAGCTGGCGAACGACTACGGCAACCTGGCCTCCCGCGTCGCGGCGATGGTCGGCAAGTACTTCGGCGGCACCCTGCCCGAGGCGACGGCGGCGGGCGAGGCGGAGGCGGCGATCCACGACGGCCTCGCCAAGGCGGTCACGGAGGCCGACCGGAAGATCGGCGACGAGCTGGACTTCCAGGGCGGCATCCTGGCGGCGTTCGACTTCGTCAAGCAGGTCAACGGCTACATCTCGGACGAGGAGCCGTGGAAGGTGGCCAAGGACCAGTCGGAGGAGGGCCGGGCTCGCCTCGCCACGATCCTCTACACGGCCGCGGAATCCCTGCGCGCGGTGGCGGTCCTCATGAACCCAATCATGCCGGACACCTCCCAGAAGCTCTGGGACTCCCTGGGCGCGGACGCCTCCCTCGGCGCCCTCGCGGACCAGAGGGTCCAGGAGGCGGGCGAGTGGGGCAAACTCCCGGCCGGTTCGACGGTGACGAAGGGCGCGGTCCTCTTCCCGCGCCTGGAGGAGAAGCCGAACGCGTAG
- a CDS encoding DUF397 domain-containing protein encodes MIRKASAGDASELAWFKSSYSDSSNPNDCVEVALDWFKSSYSSGTEGDSCVEIATCPATVHVRDSKNIEGPQLALAPDAWADFVTYASGS; translated from the coding sequence ATGATCCGCAAGGCCTCTGCCGGAGACGCTTCCGAGCTGGCGTGGTTCAAGAGCAGCTACAGCGACAGCAGCAACCCGAACGACTGCGTCGAAGTGGCGCTGGACTGGTTCAAGAGCAGCTACAGCAGCGGCACTGAAGGTGACTCCTGCGTTGAGATCGCCACCTGCCCCGCCACGGTGCACGTCCGCGACTCCAAGAACATCGAAGGCCCCCAGTTGGCGCTGGCCCCGGACGCGTGGGCGGACTTCGTCACGTACGCCTCAGGAAGCTGA
- a CDS encoding helix-turn-helix domain-containing protein, which produces MSVDGEVRRLKSEADEPGWEVDPDDDWGLAVIATVGRQLRLRREAVGMRAAEFGVAVGYGEDLVYKIEGGKRIPRGEYLDKADEVLDAGGLISAMKEDVAKVRYPKKVRDLAQLEAKAVEILSYANHNLHGLLQTEEYAWALLRTRRPSLSEDELERAVAARMARKEIFERSPAPELSFVQEEVTLRRPVGGKMVRRRQFEHLLELAQLRNVEIQVMPMDRWDHPGTGGRIQVLKFGDGTAVGRMDDEFGGRPVSDPRQLRVLELRYGIIRAEALTARESLGFIEHLLGET; this is translated from the coding sequence ATGTCGGTGGACGGCGAGGTACGACGGCTCAAGAGCGAGGCGGATGAGCCGGGTTGGGAGGTCGACCCGGACGACGACTGGGGTTTGGCGGTCATCGCGACCGTGGGGCGGCAGCTCAGGCTGCGACGGGAGGCGGTGGGGATGCGGGCCGCCGAGTTCGGGGTGGCCGTGGGGTACGGGGAAGACCTTGTCTACAAGATCGAGGGAGGGAAGCGGATCCCTCGGGGTGAGTATCTGGACAAGGCCGACGAGGTGTTGGACGCGGGTGGGCTCATCTCCGCGATGAAGGAGGACGTGGCGAAGGTCCGGTATCCGAAAAAGGTTCGGGACCTCGCACAGTTGGAGGCCAAGGCGGTTGAGATCCTCTCGTACGCCAACCACAACCTGCACGGGCTGCTGCAGACCGAGGAATACGCGTGGGCGCTACTGAGAACTCGGCGCCCCTCGCTCTCGGAAGACGAGCTGGAGCGAGCGGTGGCGGCGCGCATGGCTCGGAAGGAGATCTTCGAGCGGTCGCCGGCCCCTGAGCTCAGCTTCGTTCAGGAAGAGGTGACGCTGAGGCGCCCCGTCGGAGGCAAGATGGTGAGGCGTCGGCAGTTCGAACACCTCCTGGAATTGGCGCAATTGCGGAACGTCGAAATTCAGGTGATGCCGATGGACCGCTGGGACCATCCTGGTACGGGAGGACGGATCCAGGTGCTGAAGTTCGGGGACGGAACGGCGGTTGGTCGCATGGACGACGAGTTCGGTGGCCGTCCCGTCTCCGACCCGAGGCAGCTGAGGGTCCTCGAACTGCGCTATGGCATCATCCGAGCCGAGGCTCTGACCGCACGGGAGTCACTGGGCTTCATCGAACACCTGCTGGGAGAGACATGA
- a CDS encoding ATP-binding protein: MNEKKTPQLAAPARHFSVLLSPTPRGARLARLLATEWLRTWDLPYGVADRAAHVVAELGANAATHGRVTGRDFRLALLAHAETLRIEVTDTRGDNLPRLQPPTPETESGRGLLLVEALVDRCGVELGPVPRKTVWAELDLTQAPHSPEPGAVCSGGPGALPKEPREGKKPDQTPPLLPTAHAHSRE, translated from the coding sequence GTGAACGAGAAAAAGACCCCCCAACTCGCCGCCCCAGCTCGCCACTTCAGCGTCCTGCTGTCCCCCACCCCACGCGGCGCCCGCCTCGCCCGCCTCCTCGCCACCGAGTGGCTACGCACCTGGGACCTGCCGTACGGAGTCGCCGACCGGGCCGCACACGTGGTCGCCGAACTCGGCGCGAACGCCGCCACCCACGGCCGCGTCACCGGCCGGGACTTCCGCCTCGCGCTCCTGGCCCACGCCGAGACCCTCCGCATCGAGGTGACGGACACACGAGGCGACAACCTCCCGCGCCTCCAACCGCCCACCCCCGAAACCGAGTCCGGCCGCGGCCTGCTCCTGGTCGAAGCCCTCGTGGACCGCTGTGGCGTCGAACTGGGCCCCGTCCCCCGAAAAACCGTATGGGCCGAACTCGACCTGACACAGGCACCGCACTCACCGGAACCTGGCGCCGTGTGCTCCGGCGGACCTGGCGCTCTTCCCAAAGAACCACGAGAGGGAAAGAAACCTGACCAAACCCCACCCCTTCTTCCCACGGCGCACGCTCACTCGCGCGAGTGA
- a CDS encoding helix-turn-helix domain-containing protein → MDTQNPSVQPHAQTRTTGKNQRHRNAHAGGVIHDNSRHTTRFTVIGNHLAQHPELSALAIGLGVHIQSLPAGARADIKTLAARFPEGPTRIAAALRELETHGYLRRTRVRTESGRIVTRTVSCNQPGRHGDANDDAPNGPAKPPARRAAEQRKKPSRRALPAVPKPAYAAPALLQTAVDVLATLRREDPRLLFSATDAEHLAPGVAAWLERDLTPTAVRQALTTNLPPDPLHRPAALLAHRLTAQLPPLPPYRTPERPPPVRHPLRNCEGCDRAFRGPEPGTCRACASAGASAGIHSVAEAVPAR, encoded by the coding sequence ATGGATACGCAGAACCCTAGCGTGCAGCCGCACGCCCAGACCCGTACCACGGGCAAAAACCAACGGCACCGGAACGCCCACGCGGGCGGCGTGATCCACGACAACTCCCGTCACACCACGCGCTTCACGGTGATCGGCAACCACCTCGCCCAGCACCCGGAGCTGTCCGCGCTGGCCATCGGGCTCGGCGTGCACATCCAGTCGCTGCCCGCCGGTGCCCGTGCCGACATCAAGACCCTCGCCGCCCGCTTCCCCGAGGGCCCGACCCGTATCGCCGCCGCCCTGCGCGAACTGGAAACCCACGGCTACCTGCGCCGCACCCGCGTACGCACGGAGAGCGGCCGGATCGTCACCCGTACCGTCTCCTGCAACCAGCCGGGCCGGCACGGGGACGCGAACGACGATGCGCCCAACGGCCCGGCCAAGCCCCCGGCCCGGCGGGCTGCCGAGCAGCGGAAGAAACCCTCACGCCGAGCCCTCCCCGCCGTACCGAAACCCGCATACGCCGCCCCGGCCCTCCTCCAAACAGCCGTCGACGTCCTCGCCACCCTCCGCCGCGAAGACCCCCGCCTCCTCTTCTCCGCCACGGACGCCGAACACCTCGCCCCCGGCGTAGCGGCCTGGCTGGAACGCGACCTCACCCCCACCGCCGTACGCCAAGCCCTGACCACCAACCTCCCACCCGACCCCCTACACCGCCCGGCCGCCCTCCTGGCCCACCGCCTCACCGCCCAACTCCCACCCCTCCCGCCGTACCGCACCCCCGAACGCCCCCCGCCCGTCAGGCACCCCCTCCGCAACTGCGAAGGCTGCGACCGCGCCTTCCGTGGCCCGGAACCGGGCACGTGCCGAGCGTGCGCGTCAGCGGGTGCATCTGCCGGAATCCACAGCGTCGCCGAGGCCGTACCGGCAAGGTGA
- a CDS encoding DUF6932 family protein: MLPSFADNGFLPLGRYSVSLDEAESMLVSAPEFRDSATRTTLWDGFLSYVDRFLTLEDTYADALDGRTLVHRVWLGGSFVSAKPDPGNIDASLLIDTRAERAVRGKPGSKWLTTAFQSRDRMKEKFGVSPLRIGYRPVAHIFEPERFTSEERTYFTQRGVWDDWWQRCRLPDQADRSPSEQSATPARGYLEVRL; this comes from the coding sequence GTGCTGCCTTCCTTCGCCGACAACGGATTCCTTCCTCTGGGCCGGTACTCCGTCTCTCTCGACGAGGCGGAGTCCATGCTGGTCAGCGCCCCCGAGTTCCGGGACTCCGCAACGCGCACGACACTGTGGGACGGCTTTCTCAGCTATGTCGATCGCTTCCTCACCCTTGAGGACACTTACGCGGACGCCTTGGACGGCCGCACGCTCGTCCACCGGGTATGGCTCGGCGGCAGCTTCGTCAGTGCGAAACCTGACCCCGGAAACATCGACGCGAGCCTCCTGATCGACACGCGAGCCGAACGTGCGGTGCGCGGCAAACCCGGATCCAAGTGGCTGACCACCGCTTTTCAAAGCCGGGACCGGATGAAGGAAAAGTTCGGCGTCTCGCCCCTCAGGATCGGGTACCGGCCCGTTGCCCATATCTTCGAACCGGAGCGCTTCACCTCCGAGGAACGGACATACTTCACACAACGCGGTGTGTGGGATGACTGGTGGCAGCGTTGTCGATTGCCCGACCAGGCCGACCGCTCGCCGTCGGAACAGAGTGCTACCCCGGCACGCGGATACCTGGAGGTGCGACTGTGA
- a CDS encoding class E sortase — MSRSRAFSVALTGAVVAVLVGCSTGGADADAGADARAPSTASTTTEPTTPPAEPSPESPSPTPTPSKPSTRTQQASLTIPEIGLKDLRVVPYEGTTDDWPGTRIQNEGVAASPYGSRGGVGPGEIGNYLVTAHRLSAGGPLRELPSLDEGDTVTVTAGGKVYEYEITDTRSTSFRSERSLAEQRAAVPGHPGRQPTEAMITISTCATPEDNAAGNFWRDDKGNPEHRIDKVGVLTSTR; from the coding sequence ATGTCCCGTTCCCGAGCTTTCTCCGTCGCGCTCACCGGCGCTGTCGTCGCCGTGCTCGTCGGCTGCTCCACGGGCGGCGCGGATGCGGACGCAGGCGCCGACGCACGCGCCCCGAGCACAGCCTCCACCACGACCGAGCCGACGACGCCCCCCGCCGAGCCCTCACCCGAGAGCCCTTCCCCCACCCCGACTCCGTCCAAGCCCAGCACCCGGACCCAGCAGGCCTCGCTGACGATCCCGGAGATCGGCCTCAAGGACCTACGCGTCGTCCCGTACGAGGGCACGACCGACGACTGGCCCGGCACACGGATCCAGAACGAGGGCGTCGCAGCCAGCCCGTACGGCAGCCGCGGCGGCGTAGGCCCCGGCGAGATCGGAAACTACCTGGTCACGGCCCACCGCCTCTCCGCAGGCGGCCCCCTGCGCGAGCTCCCGTCCCTCGACGAGGGCGACACGGTGACCGTCACGGCAGGCGGGAAGGTCTACGAGTACGAGATCACCGACACCAGAAGCACGTCCTTCCGCTCCGAACGCTCCCTGGCCGAACAGCGCGCCGCCGTCCCCGGCCACCCGGGCCGCCAGCCAACCGAAGCCATGATCACCATTTCCACCTGCGCGACCCCCGAGGACAACGCAGCCGGCAACTTCTGGCGCGACGACAAGGGCAACCCCGAACACCGCATAGACAAGGTCGGCGTCTTGACTTCGACAAGGTAG
- a CDS encoding pectate lyase family protein — translation MASTSHRRSHRRRRTALVSAAAVAAAGLGAVPFVMNANATPPAVEPARQSLPAKDGWAASGSGTTGGSKADSKHVYTVSTRAQLAKALGNGSDSTPKIIKIKGTIDANGGKSCADYAAGTGYSLAAYLKAYDPKTYGKKMPSGSQENAREAAEAKQKKNIVFKVPANTTIVGVPGTKAGIKGGSLQVQDVKNVIIRNLTFSATEDCFPQWDPTDGSSGEWNSNYDSVTLRGATNVWADHNTFTDAPNFDKSLKTYFGRKYQVHDGALDITNGSDLVTVERNQFTNHDKTMLIGSSDSDTKGKLRVTIHHNVWKGITQRAPLARIGQIHLYNNFYDTTTVNGYAPKYSLDSRAKAQVVAEHNAWTVPSGGKIAKLLSGDGTGSVAGSGNLVNGKVCDIVAAYNSASSKKIKTTVNWKPTLTAGLQTSAKSLPAELLKSAGAGVLR, via the coding sequence GTGGCATCCACTTCCCACCGCCGGTCCCATCGCAGACGGCGCACCGCGCTGGTGTCGGCCGCCGCCGTGGCGGCAGCCGGGCTCGGCGCGGTTCCCTTTGTGATGAACGCGAACGCCACCCCGCCCGCCGTCGAGCCGGCCCGCCAGTCGCTGCCCGCGAAGGACGGCTGGGCGGCGAGCGGTTCCGGTACGACGGGCGGCTCGAAGGCCGACTCCAAGCACGTCTACACCGTCAGCACCCGCGCCCAGCTGGCGAAGGCGCTCGGCAACGGCTCCGACTCCACGCCGAAGATCATCAAGATCAAGGGCACGATCGACGCGAACGGCGGCAAGAGCTGCGCCGACTACGCCGCCGGTACGGGTTACTCGCTGGCCGCCTATCTCAAGGCGTACGACCCGAAGACGTACGGCAAGAAGATGCCGTCCGGCAGTCAGGAGAACGCCCGCGAGGCCGCCGAGGCCAAGCAGAAGAAGAACATCGTCTTCAAGGTGCCCGCCAACACGACCATCGTGGGCGTCCCCGGCACGAAGGCGGGCATCAAGGGCGGCAGCCTTCAGGTGCAGGACGTGAAGAACGTCATCATCCGCAATCTCACGTTCTCCGCCACCGAGGACTGCTTCCCGCAGTGGGACCCGACGGACGGCTCGTCGGGCGAGTGGAACTCCAACTACGACTCGGTGACCCTGCGCGGCGCGACGAACGTCTGGGCCGACCACAACACGTTCACGGACGCGCCGAACTTCGACAAGTCGCTGAAGACGTACTTCGGCCGTAAGTACCAGGTCCATGACGGCGCCCTGGACATCACCAACGGCTCCGACCTGGTGACCGTGGAGCGGAACCAGTTCACGAATCACGACAAGACGATGCTGATCGGCAGCAGCGACTCCGACACCAAGGGCAAGCTGCGCGTCACCATCCACCACAACGTGTGGAAGGGCATCACCCAGCGCGCCCCGCTGGCCCGCATCGGCCAGATCCACCTCTACAACAACTTCTACGACACGACGACCGTCAACGGTTACGCCCCCAAGTACAGCCTCGACTCCCGTGCCAAGGCGCAGGTCGTCGCCGAGCACAACGCCTGGACGGTGCCCTCCGGAGGCAAGATCGCCAAGCTGCTGAGCGGCGACGGCACGGGTTCGGTCGCGGGCAGCGGCAACCTCGTCAACGGCAAGGTGTGCGACATCGTCGCGGCGTACAACTCCGCGTCGTCGAAGAAGATCAAGACGACGGTGAACTGGAAGCCGACGCTGACGGCGGGGCTGCAGACGTCGGCGAAGAGTCTGCCGGCGGAGCTGCTGAAGTCGGCGGGGGCGGGGGTTCTTCGCTGA
- a CDS encoding carbohydrate-binding domain-containing protein, with protein MSKKTISRSGRTVRRSGRTGMRSARQLRTKVAGALASMVLATAALAGCSSGESDSSSGSGSSSSSGSSGGVADGTQTAAAVLADNQKHHATDGDAEWDESEAVDIELEGESASAEADGVTVDGATVTITAGGTYRLSGSLSDGQVVVNAPDATVKLVLDGVDIASSSGAAIAATEAEKLVVVLADGSENTLADTDSYAEDADANAALYSAGDLTVAGGGTLTVHGNGNDGIASTDGLVIASGTVTVDAVDDGIRGKNYLVVNGGKVTVTAKGDGLKADNSEDADAGYIAVDGGTVAVTAEGDGVDAVTDLVLTGGSLDVTSEAADDSSAHGLKSGVIAVLEGGTVSVDSSADAVHSEAAVHVSGADVSVSAGDDGVHAEGELVVSKGELQVTASTEGLEGKDITVSGGRATITSSDDGINASGGTNTSDSVGGRGGGPGGGGGGETGDYTANITGGTLVINADGDGFDSNGTAEISGGTVVVNGPEQGGNGALDVNGSFTVSGGTLLAAGSAGMAVAPDTESKQGWVSATLDSPVEAGTTLHIVEADGEVVASYVTSKSIENLVYSGDGIESGEEYTVYAGGETSGDSTGGLAAGGELGSAEEIATVTAGEAPEGGFGRR; from the coding sequence ATGAGCAAAAAAACGATCAGCCGGAGCGGGCGTACGGTCCGTCGAAGCGGGCGTACGGGCATGAGATCGGCACGGCAGTTGCGTACGAAAGTGGCGGGCGCCCTCGCCTCGATGGTGCTGGCCACGGCGGCGCTGGCCGGGTGCTCGTCCGGTGAGAGCGACTCCTCGTCCGGCTCGGGGTCGAGTTCGAGCTCTGGCTCGTCGGGCGGGGTCGCGGACGGTACGCAGACCGCCGCCGCCGTCCTCGCGGACAACCAGAAGCACCACGCCACGGACGGTGACGCGGAATGGGACGAGTCCGAGGCCGTGGACATCGAGCTGGAGGGTGAGTCGGCCTCCGCCGAGGCGGACGGGGTCACGGTCGACGGGGCCACGGTGACCATCACCGCAGGTGGCACGTACCGGCTGAGCGGGAGTCTCAGCGATGGTCAGGTCGTCGTCAACGCCCCTGACGCGACGGTGAAGTTGGTACTGGACGGGGTCGACATCGCCAGTTCCTCCGGCGCGGCGATCGCCGCCACCGAGGCGGAGAAGCTCGTGGTCGTGCTGGCCGACGGCAGCGAGAACACGCTCGCCGACACCGACTCGTACGCCGAGGACGCTGACGCCAACGCCGCCCTGTACAGCGCCGGCGACCTCACCGTCGCGGGCGGCGGAACGCTCACCGTGCACGGCAACGGCAACGACGGCATCGCGAGTACGGACGGCCTGGTCATCGCCTCCGGGACGGTCACGGTCGACGCCGTGGACGACGGGATCCGCGGCAAGAACTACCTCGTCGTGAACGGCGGCAAGGTCACCGTCACCGCGAAGGGCGACGGGCTCAAGGCCGACAACTCCGAGGACGCGGACGCGGGCTATATCGCCGTCGACGGTGGCACGGTGGCGGTGACCGCCGAGGGCGACGGGGTCGACGCGGTCACCGATCTCGTGCTGACGGGCGGATCGCTGGACGTCACCAGCGAGGCCGCCGACGACTCCTCCGCGCACGGGCTGAAGTCGGGGGTGATCGCGGTTCTCGAGGGCGGCACCGTCAGCGTGGACTCGTCCGCCGACGCCGTCCACAGTGAAGCGGCCGTGCACGTCAGCGGCGCCGACGTCAGCGTCTCGGCGGGCGACGACGGTGTGCACGCGGAGGGCGAACTGGTCGTCAGCAAGGGAGAGTTGCAGGTCACGGCGTCAACCGAGGGACTGGAAGGCAAGGACATCACGGTCAGCGGCGGCAGGGCGACCATCACCTCCAGCGACGACGGCATCAACGCATCCGGCGGTACGAACACCTCCGACAGCGTCGGCGGACGGGGCGGCGGCCCCGGAGGCGGCGGTGGCGGTGAGACGGGCGACTACACCGCGAACATCACCGGCGGCACCCTCGTCATCAACGCCGACGGCGACGGCTTCGACTCCAACGGCACCGCCGAGATCAGCGGCGGCACGGTCGTCGTCAACGGCCCGGAACAGGGCGGCAACGGCGCCCTCGACGTCAACGGCTCCTTCACCGTCAGCGGCGGCACCCTCCTCGCCGCCGGCAGCGCGGGCATGGCCGTCGCCCCCGACACCGAGTCCAAACAGGGCTGGGTCTCGGCCACACTCGACTCGCCGGTGGAGGCGGGCACGACCCTCCACATCGTGGAGGCTGACGGCGAGGTCGTGGCCTCGTACGTCACCTCGAAGTCGATCGAGAACCTCGTCTACTCCGGTGACGGGATCGAGAGCGGGGAGGAGTACACGGTGTACGCGGGCGGCGAGACCTCGGGCGACAGTACGGGGGGCCTGGCGGCCGGCGGCGAACTGGGCTCGGCGGAGGAGATCGCGACGGTGACGGCGGGCGAGGCGCCGGAGGGGGGCTTCGGCCGGAGGTGA